A single genomic interval of Agromyces cerinus harbors:
- a CDS encoding NADP-dependent oxidoreductase, whose protein sequence is MTHDPTHDLAHVVRFSEHGGPEVLEVVEEPMPVPGEGEVLVAVFATGLNPVESAIRRGDHPERWPVSFPSLQGRDLAGVVAATGPGVSSFSHGDEVMGFVDRGAHATHVLVPEAQLLTKPPELTWEVAGSLYVAGTTAWTAVEGLALTPSDTVVITAAAGGVGCLAAQFARMRGATVIGTSIETRFDFLRQFGVLPVEYGPDLAERVRPVAPGPITGFLDFLGGETDAAIALGVPRSRILTVLDWDAVQEEEAVKLYAGDVVALGRVAALVAARRARLPIADVFPLESVADAYRALDRREAPGKIVLGMRIVDYPGQRVHEPAIKEQDVTLGVSTPHQHMEVEEAVPPAILDGSVRRRRRNRDSGTSARP, encoded by the coding sequence ATGACTCACGATCCGACCCACGACCTGGCTCACGTCGTCCGGTTCTCCGAGCACGGCGGACCCGAGGTGCTCGAGGTCGTCGAAGAGCCGATGCCGGTGCCCGGAGAGGGCGAGGTGCTCGTCGCGGTGTTCGCGACCGGGCTGAACCCCGTCGAGAGCGCGATCCGGCGCGGCGACCATCCCGAGCGCTGGCCCGTGAGCTTCCCCTCGCTGCAGGGCCGAGATCTCGCGGGGGTCGTCGCCGCGACCGGCCCCGGTGTCTCGTCGTTCTCGCACGGCGACGAGGTCATGGGGTTCGTCGATCGTGGCGCACATGCGACCCATGTGCTCGTGCCCGAGGCGCAGCTGCTGACGAAGCCGCCCGAACTCACCTGGGAGGTGGCGGGCTCGCTCTACGTCGCGGGCACGACCGCATGGACGGCTGTCGAGGGGCTCGCGCTGACGCCCTCCGACACGGTCGTCATCACGGCGGCAGCGGGCGGGGTCGGATGCCTCGCCGCCCAGTTCGCCCGCATGCGGGGAGCCACCGTGATCGGCACGAGCATCGAGACGCGGTTCGACTTCCTGCGGCAGTTCGGCGTGCTGCCCGTCGAGTACGGGCCCGACCTCGCCGAGCGGGTGCGGCCGGTCGCCCCTGGACCCATCACCGGCTTCCTCGACTTCCTCGGCGGGGAGACCGATGCGGCGATCGCGCTGGGAGTGCCGCGATCGCGGATCCTCACGGTGCTCGACTGGGACGCCGTGCAGGAGGAGGAGGCGGTCAAGCTCTACGCCGGCGACGTCGTGGCGCTCGGCCGCGTCGCCGCGCTCGTGGCAGCGCGGCGGGCGCGACTGCCGATCGCCGACGTGTTCCCGCTCGAGTCGGTCGCCGACGCCTATCGGGCACTCGACCGGCGCGAGGCGCCCGGCAAGATCGTGCTCGGCATGCGCATCGTCGACTACCCGGGGCAGCGGGTGCACGAGCCCGCGATCAAGGAGCAGGACGTGACGCTCGGCGTATCGACCCCGCACCAGCACATGGAGGTGGAGGAGGCGGTGCCTCCCGCCATCCTCGACGGGAGCGTTCGCCGCCGCCGGCGTAACCGGGACTCCGGGACATCCGCTCGCCCGTAG
- the rsmI gene encoding 16S rRNA (cytidine(1402)-2'-O)-methyltransferase: MIILAATPIGNLGDASARLRDALESATVIASEDTRVTQRLLAGLGIENRPKLIALHEHNERQKAAELVELARDTDLLVLSDAGMPTVSDPGFPLVAAAADAGVEVTALPGPSAVITALAVSGLPTDRFAFEGFLPRKAGERSRRLAELAGDRRTLLFFEGPSRLAASLAALAEAFGADRPAAVCRELTKMYEEVRRGPLGELATWAEGGVRGEIVIVVGGAGEHEANPENALARVLELAASGTRLKDAAALVAAESGLSTRDLYEAALQARKRV, translated from the coding sequence ATGATCATCCTCGCGGCGACGCCCATCGGCAATCTCGGCGACGCTTCCGCCCGGCTTCGCGACGCCCTCGAGTCGGCGACCGTCATCGCCTCGGAGGACACCCGGGTGACGCAGCGACTCCTCGCCGGCCTCGGCATCGAGAACCGTCCGAAGCTCATCGCCCTGCACGAGCACAACGAGCGGCAGAAGGCGGCCGAGCTCGTCGAGCTCGCCCGCGACACCGACCTGCTCGTGCTCAGCGACGCCGGCATGCCGACCGTGTCCGACCCCGGATTCCCGCTCGTGGCGGCGGCGGCCGATGCGGGTGTCGAGGTCACCGCCCTGCCCGGACCATCCGCCGTGATCACCGCGCTCGCCGTCTCAGGGCTGCCGACCGACCGGTTCGCCTTCGAGGGGTTCCTGCCGCGCAAGGCTGGGGAGCGCAGCCGTCGCCTCGCCGAGCTCGCCGGCGACCGTCGCACCCTGTTGTTCTTCGAGGGGCCGTCACGGCTCGCCGCGAGCCTCGCCGCGCTCGCCGAGGCGTTCGGCGCCGACCGGCCGGCGGCTGTCTGCCGCGAGCTCACCAAGATGTACGAGGAGGTGCGCCGCGGCCCGCTCGGCGAGCTCGCGACGTGGGCCGAGGGCGGGGTGCGCGGCGAGATCGTGATCGTCGTCGGCGGCGCCGGTGAGCATGAGGCCAACCCCGAGAACGCGCTCGCGCGGGTGCTCGAGCTCGCGGCATCCGGCACCCGGTTGAAGGATGCCGCCGCCCTCGTCGCCGCGGAGAGCGGGCTGAGCACGCGCGACCTGTACGAGGCGGCGCTGCAGGCGCGCAAGCGAGTCTGA